The DNA segment AATGCTTTATATGTTAAAACTAACTTGggaattaaaatatgaaattgattATGATGGAGTAttgattaaataaatatgttataaattataaatgtgaAACTTTAATTCACAATTGATTCTATAAGTGTGCACTGTATTATGACCCGtgtaaaattacagaaatattaTCTCGTCACTGGCAATTGAATTTTGATGTCCAAATTTTAATTAGTTTACATACAATCATAAAAGGACACaatactgaaaataaattattgcaagAAAAGAACTAGAATGACACTATGCtttattatattcaatataatcacataaatattctctttaatataaaatatcacaCAAAAGGGTAGGAAATCTCTAAGGAATTTTTCATGCATAAGCAGTTACTCTCAtaataaattaagaaaggaaattgtttgaaaataattttaaaatgcttgTGGACAGTATTGAACTAATAAGAAATCAAAGCGCTGACAACGCTATAAGCCAGCCAATCTGACCTAATCACCAAAAACATCCTATCCATGTATGtgaatacaaatgttttattcaacACAGTTGCTAGAGGCTCCCTTTGCAGTTTTTAGAGGGATACACATACAACTTGGATAGAAGTTCCTTTCCCATGTCTTATTCTAGACGTTTAAATGAACCAGAATCAACAGTAAATTTAACTTTGCAAGTATCACATCTTTGTATTCAAAAATGCAAAACAGACAAAGACAGATGAAACAGTTTCATCAAGAGGTTTTTAGCAGATGAAGTTAACCCATATTTAAATCTGAAACAATCATGTTGAAGATTAAATTTTCTATAGTTTAGAATGGGACAATTAACCAAAACAATGTCATGTAAACCATGTAAACTGCATGTTAGGCCCCAAGCAACGCTATTATAGTCTACTTgtggaaaaatgaaaatggacAGGGCTAAGTGCATATCAAATTAATCAAGTTACAATAACCATGAAGTCAGAAAAGTCTTGATTGTCGGTTTCCTTATCTGggcaatttaaaatttgaatattagtTCAAATGTCTGGTACACACTaatttttaaaactcttttcTTTGCTAAGCAGAATTCATCAGATTCATTTATTAACAACAACTGTGATtagaatttacaaaaataactgAATATTACTAACAGAGATGCAGTAAGAAACATTCAAGCCAAGATTGTTTGAATATGACAGGAAATTTTAGCGAAGATAACAACAATGGCTAGACAAATAAATGCTTTGagttatatcaatattagtggtaaatatacagaaaaaaatggtgaCAGTGGAAATGTTCCCAAAAGAGTTTATGAATTCATAATTtaacattatgaaaaaaacataaaaaaaataataatgattacAATATCTATGGACTGGTATACTTAAATCACAGAAACCCAGgattgtctttttttctgttttgtcaatttttattttttttaatttctattctGTATAACAGATATAATTTGTAGCATTGGATAAAATATGGGATAAAAAATAGTAATGTCTGCATATGGATAATTCTCTTTTTATCAGaacttcattttcttttcacAACAACAGGCTTGTTATTCCAAATTTTCCTTATTGCAATTAgcaatttattatatataaaaaatgtgaagTTTCATACTGAAACAAATTTTCATactgtatacatatatacatgaaaatagATTTACTGTTAAATACATATAGCACTATGTGTccaataaaacatgaaatatatattacaactgTAGAGTAAATCTTCCTTCCATACTGAAGAAGTCATCAGAAGGGAGACAACTCACATAACATTATAGCACACTTGTTCTGTTACACAACACTGAATACTATGACTCGTCGACTGATTTAAGctctttaatttgtttaattagaTATGCTTTTTCGTCGTTAAATTGTTCGTCATCGGATCGTTCTGTGTGAAATTTCGTTAAAAAGTCAACAAGCTTTTCTTTGTTCCTAAGTAATATATCCAATATTGGCTTTGGTTTATTTGGATTTGCTACAAACACCTGGAAAAGAAATGATAATTCAATTTTCAGGAAACTTTCTTCAATATATATGCAGTAAATTCAGGTAATATAATATTAGGAAATTAAAGCCTTTGTAATAGGTCTTTACAAGGATATATCTTCCtaaagaagtatatcgacccCAGACTAGGTAGATACACTGTAGAAATATATATCCTTGTTTGGACCTCATAAAAGGCTacaattgtgtatatttttcaaaaccacTGAGGTAGAGCAGAAATTAAATTGATTAGTTGTTATGAAATATGATTGTGTCACAATGAATTGAGGTGTTCAGATTTCAATtattagatatttaaaaaataactgtGCAATGCATGTCACTTATCGTCTGACCTGTAAAGAAAAATGTTTCTAATTAAGCGAATGGATGCGACTAAACTcagaaacatataaattaaccaAAGTTTCTTTTCTgttgtaacatattttttacattataatCAAGCTAAGTAACccgattttgtttatttcttattctaaAAGTTACATTCAAGTTTTAAATGTAGAGGAAGAATAgtttgatgatatttttaaaagaagaaacATGCTTTTCGAAATTGACCGAAAGTCATGTAAGTTCTGTTACAGCATTCTGTTTAACATGCTAAAACTGACTATAAACATGATTTTGTCAATAgcttactacatgtatttatgaaTTCATATATTGATTTACCTTTCTTTTGAAGAGTGTAAATTGTCAGTTTCATAATACTTTTTATTGAGACATTGAAATCtattattcataaataatattttatggCCATTAAGTGCTCTTAAGTCTCATAGTTGTCAAGGACTCAGGTTAATTGAATGCATACCTTGAATACATGGAAAGCTTCAAACTGAATGTTTCGGCTTTTCTCCCTCAACATGTTCATCATAAGTTTTAGATTATCAGGATTGGAAATGTACTTCGTCATCGTGGTGAAATTATGTCTGTCTAACAATAACTCGCCTAacaactacaaaataaaaacacaagaaATTTAAGGCATGTGAAACTATGACTGTCTAACAATTACTCTCCTAacaactacaaaataaaaacacaagaaATATAAGGCATGTGAAACTATGACTGTCTAACAAAAACTCTCCTAacaactacaaaataaaaacacaagaaATATAAGGCATGTGAAACTATGACTGTCTAACAATTACTCTCCTAACAACtacaaaataaagacacaaCAAATATGAAGCATGTGAAACTATGACTGTCTAACAATAACTCTCCTAACAACtacaaaataaagacacaaCAAATATGAAGCATGTGAAACTATGACTGTCTAACAATAACTCTCCTAACAACtataaaataaagacacaacAAATATGAAGCATGTGAAACTATGACAGTCTAACAATTACTCTCCTAACAACCACAGAATAAACACACAAGAAATATAAAGcatatatttcaacaaacaTGAATTTATGGCTTCTATAggtaacatttgaaataaagtgataacaagaatgtgtccaaagtaaaCAGATGTcacactcacactatcattttccatgttcaatggactgaaattgggtattttttttttatttggcattaaaattagaaagatcataccatagggaacatgtgtactaagtttcaagttgattggacttcaatttcatcaaaaactaccttgaccaaaaacttcaacctgaaacttccactttcattttctatgttcagtggacccaaaaattggggtcaaaagtctaatttgcctatacaattagaaatatcatatcttaagcaacaagtgtactaagtttcaagttgattggacttcagctatcaaaaactaccttgaccaaagacctgaagtgggacagacagacgaacagacTAAAGAATGGACTGATGCACAGACTAggaaacataatgcccctctactatcgttggtggggcataaaaaaactAGAtgtattcagtttttttttttataagtaaattCCTGGGAATTTTTCAGTACTTATAAGCATACATTCAATAAATGTACATAAACAAATAACCATGAACAATACgtttaaggtcaagttacagtaaataggctatgtcacagatttcagtaaaatttggcatacaactctggctcgatgaacttcaactgaaaatcgaaaaaataatgcagaaatctcatttatcatttgaaatattactgattgaattgttacaaaatgggtgaacatttgtaaagaaagcacataaaatcggcgaaaatccttccaaaatttgtcttaataACGCCAAATCTCTTATTCTattccatagatttttcttaaaaaactatatgttgttgatacataaatttccgttataatgatgcaaaataaagatagggtcaccgacttcgtttttacggtattcatcattcaaagttgcgtttattgtgaaaaaatccaacaaaatgtcgaaataatcgtaacattatcgcgttgcaggccttaaaatgttgatttttgatgtttttcactaccaacaaggaaacaaattgattattagacaaaaaacgaagtcggtgaccctatgattattttatatcattaaaacagaaatttatgtgtcaacaatatatagttttttaagaaaaatctatggagcagaattagagatttggcgattttaagacaaatgttAGAAGTTTTtttgccgattttatgtgctttctatacaaatattcacccatattaagagatatcaatctgcaatttttcaaataataaaagagattaatgttttattttttcgattttcagttgtagttcaacgaaCCAAGGTtgagcaaaatctgcgacatagcccatttactgttccttgaccttaagtaTACTTACCACAACTAAGATGTTAAATTGATGTGTTTAAACCAAagggtgatttttttttgctaggAAACTGAGtactattataattttaaatctatCATAATTTAGTACATTTCTAAACTCATAAGTTAAGAGGCATGTACATGATATGGAttagggggtcagtagcgaaaCATTATAACTGATAGTGGTTTCAGGAAATTCTGCATTTAGAGgaggtctcattggggggttccaaTCCTGCTTACTGTTTTTTTGGATTCCCTtttcccgcttacactatgtacgtaagcaattctcatttttgttgtcatttcccgggtcctgcaagacctcatttcccattttcacgacacaataatttgactttcacctgtcacacttacaaaaaatttgtaagggttccgcggaacccagtgtctcgcctacttttgctgtaaatcacaggctcaacaaaactgaggaaaaaagtcaataaaaatattcctcttgatactatcttatgattgtgaGAAGCTAATCTGTccaattttggtaaaaatctatgatagtttaatgaatataataaatgttttgaaaactttaactgcagactgtttGTAAGGTGAACTGGAAGAAAAttaaagtccatttaaaagaaaaatacagaaaaaatagagttctgtttttacaaaatttacttctggatactatctaatgatcataaataagcttctgtcaaagattggtacaaacccaggatagtttaagaaagttattaaaattctaaaaactttaaccacagagtgaatgtaatgttacccagcagaaaaaactaagtccatttataagtaaaatacggaaaaatgcatttatttttttacaaaatttacttctggatactatcttatgatcataaacaaacttctgtcaaagattggtacaaacccaggatagtttgagaaagttattaaaatttcaaaaactttaaccacagagtgaatgttatgtttccccgtagaaaaaactaagtccatttataagtaaaatacggaaaaatgcatttatttttttacaaaatttacttctgaatactatcttatgatcataaacaaacttctgtcaaagtttggtacaaacccaggatagtttgagaaagttattaaaatttcaaaaactttaaccacagagtgaatgttatgtttccctgcagaaaaactaagtccatttataagtaaaatacggaaaaaatggaattttatttttacaaaatttacttctggatactatctaatgatcataaagaagcttctgtccaagtttggtagaaatacagtatagtttaagaaagttattaaaatttaaaaaactttaaccacagagtgaatatttgtggacgccgccgccggaatgtaggatcgcttagtctcgctttttcgactaaagtcgaaggctcgacaaaaatcagcaaTTCTGTGTCAtacttagaccccaatgagacccactttaGAGAAACCTATTCTGTAGCACTTTTCACAAAATAAAAGCATAGGCtagcatttattttcaaaattgtatagaaactaaaaaaaaatgttcctttTTAAAGTCTCTTTCTACATTCCATGGTATATGAATTCCATTCATGGCTTActgatttgaaattgaattcCTTTGCTATACTAAGGGATTGTCATTTGTACTTTTgatgaaatgtttttatctgTTAGGTTAATTTGCACTAAAGATTAAagtcaattttaaattaaattaaatgtcaTGATGTAGTACAAAAATCTATTATAATagttcataattatatatttttttctcattaaagCTGTGtgatatatcatttttattaattattaaatatgtCTAACCTAAAAATTTAGGACTTTCAAAACCTATAATGACATTGGTAGTATCATTTTGATTAAAGGCTCCTGagaccatatatatataatatattaattcCTCTCATATTTGATAATATTAGGCACCCATGTTGCAAattaatattgaatttattttataaatcttgTACATGTTTTACTACATAATGTTTTCTGGACCTTAAAAAAATCCATATGATTTGAAATAACCAAGCAAAACTTTATTGACCTCCTACTAATGATTCTTGTGTTTGTAAATGAACAGATAAATGAAGTGACAACTAAAAATTGTCTcatggacacattcccaattctcaattttttagGGATTCCAAGGCTTCATAATTATTATTCACAACAGGAGTGTTGTAAGAAGTCAAGTAGCAAATTCATATGAAGGAAAGAAATTTTTAGGTCAGTAATTTTCCATAAATGAATAAATTCTTTGTTGTAATAAACAAAAGGGTAAACCACAAAAGacttataaaaaattgaaaaaatcccATGGCATCAATCAGACAcatgtttcaatattttatttgtttttaaaaaacatatggACCATAATATTGTCCATTTACAATAAATACccataaaaagttaaatattcattggcaatttttattaaatggtaTTCAGCAAAGCAGgcaatttaaatgaattactTATAGTACATGTCTCATTAAATCATTGTCtaaataatcaattattaatttaaatataccagtatttaataaaacaatcagTCCATGTTTCATTGTCAAATGAGTTGAAATTACaacataatatttaagatatataatATTACAATCAATGAAAGATCTGTAAAGTGAGACATTtgccttatttaaaaaaaaaaaataacaagaggATCCTAAAAGCCTGAACCTGAtttaaataaaaggtaaaagCTCAAAAGTAAGTTAAAAATTGTCTTAAACCCTTTCAGCTTCAATCCCCATGTAGTCATGATTGCAACCGCAATTTTTAATGGCCTGTGTGACCCATAATGATTTTTAAGAACTGTCTAGACAGCAGGGAATTCTATTTCAATTATATCAGATTTATAggaaaggggaaataactctattttctttcacttttataaattttaaattataatatatataaatgttttatttttatcacagCTTTACCCATAATTGTTTACCCATAGATTTTTAAACTAGGTGTATTTAACAGTCTTAAATTTGagattatagaaataaaattgagaatggaaagtCTTTATAGGCTGGGTGTTgatctttctttctttttttttatgtgattgTACTTGTAAATGTTTTACTGTTGTGTAAGATCAGTGTAAGATCAAAACGTGGcactttaaaatcataaattttatttttatctttatctatacaataaaatatctcACAAGAGAATTTAAACAAGGGACTACACAAAATTTGTTActttctaaaatgaaaaaaaatatgaaagaaaaacacaacaaatattgAGAAAgctaatttaaaatattggatGTCAGATGAGTGTCTTTTCTAGTAGTAGCATCTGGATGTTTTAAGGTGTATTGAAATGTGACAGGTGAAAACTTACCTTGAGTGCTTGCCGTCTTGTAACATAATTCTCAGAATTTAACAAAGACTGGTAATTATCAAATATCCTGTCATAATTAGCCTCTAAAAATTCAGATGAcaacattttgtgttttgtcaATAATTCCTGAAAAAGGTAAATAAATGAGTAAgtctaaatataaaacaatttaagtcAGTctgcttttaaaattgttcaaattggTATAGAGATgaacataaaaattgaaaatattcaaataggAACAAATTTTAGTAATTGTCCATCGCCATGTTGATAATCATGGTTGTTTGGAATAGAATTGATTCTCAAAATTTCACTTTTACTAATTTCCACATTTAGTCTCTGTTGGAGAGTTATTtcagtggcaatcataccacatcttcttaatatttaagatattatTGATTCACCAATCATGCCAATATTGTACTTGGatagaatgtttttaaaattcacaGAAATTCATAGTGAATCTTTCTAGGCTGCCAGCAATGGATTTGATGTAACAGGTAATTTGTTTAGACTGTTTGTAATCCTTCTAAACTTTGCTACTTCAAGGATCTGATATGGATACTGTGAATTGACGGTAACTGGTACTTTGATAAGAATTCCCCTAACTGATAGAGCAATGTTTGAAGTGTAGAATACCATAAGAATTAATTAATGTTTGAAATGGAAACATTTTTAAGACTTTTTATTGGCAGATAAAACACACACAGTTGCAAAGTTTTGCTTGTGGGGAAATATATTTCGGAAACACACATTTAACTTATTCTAAATCTTAccttaaatgtagaaaatgcatcTGAAGCAATATCAAACGTTGAAACTTCTACATAgtcaaaaaatttataaaactgtgaAGAAGATAATAAAATCTTAGCTAGCTCTTCTGAACGACAACATTCACGTAACATCTGTCCACAATTCAGTGCAACTTCTTGATTCTCATAactgaaagtagaaattcaATTCATGCAAAATAATTGCATACagtattttctgttttgtcaaTAAGTTATGACTTTGGctacaaaaaagaaatttctaaaaaaatatttcattaggACCATAATGGGTAAAGTAAATTGGTTATGAATTTGATCACTGAAGTCTTCAAGATGGTTAATTGCAATATAATTACACAATGCACAAATTGTTTTGTCAACACATCTAAAGATTAAACACCAGAattattcaaatacatttttgtagtaaaatatttcattattttttcactTGACAGCCAAGAAAGAGGAATATTGCCAAGACCATTAGCCACAAGTTCGTTGCCCCAGACTAGTAAAATTTTATATGGaattaatataacatatataaagggaCACAACTCAAGAAGGATAAAGATGATGCTatccaaatttgtacttgaccGGAGTTTTGTAGTACATGTAATAATCAATGTGCatatgtttcataacatttggttgaggaaaACTTTAGTAAGAGAACGGAAGCGAAAAATTCatcaatttttccatttgtaaaatgGCATAACTTTAGAACAGTAACTTGTTCAAAAGGTTTATTACAGGTTtaaatgttaacattttacCCACCCTTTCATTAATTCTGATAGTATATCCTGTTTACAACATATATGTTCTACAGTTGGAGCACGGGAACCAATCTGTCTTCTCAACATGTTGTTGAAGATCTGAACCACATCTTTTCTGCcctattaaaagaaaaacacatcatgctagaatatatatacaactatttGTTTGTCCATCTGGTTTATGacttatatattatgtaaatattgacatgctcttttttttaatagtttttttttaatagttcttgtctacatgtatgtattgaACTTACCAAGATATTAGGCCAAAATGTTCAAAATCTCTATTCAAGGGCATTTGATGATTTCAGTCAAATTGCCATTTCCTAAATCTTGTAATaccttttaagtttttttttttactatttctgTCATGTCAATAATAGCTTTAAATTCAAgaaaatcgacaaaaaatattaaaaaatatcaattagatgTGTAATAACTTCCTACTAACAAAGACGGAGATgtgatgaaaacaaattttgaaattctgAGCTTTCTGCTCCATACCCCTTGGCAAActttcaaacatttgttttgagATTGGTTTAGTGTTtttctaagaaaaaaaattgccaattGGCGAAAAAAGATACCATGGCTAGGCCAAGGTGATCTAAGAAAGAATAATTACCTCAAAATCCACCTTAGTTAGATTCATTATAAGCAACAACAACATATTGTGATTATACATTTCTTGTGACAGCTGGGCCACTAGCTCAGTCTGTGGCTCCTGGTCCCCTACTCCATACAGGATACCTTTTATATGGGCAAGATTCTTGGAAATATCTTCTGTTGCCtgcaaaaaattaataatatacagaaacaacatgtatacatttaatatgTTAAAAGGATAACTATGTAAGACTTAGTAGTACAGTGAATCCTGACTAAACCGAATCCTGTATCAAccgaaaacctgtataaaccaaacatattcaTAAGCACCGTCATATCAAATTGTGTGCATTGCGGACCTGATAAAACCAAACATCCgctgaaaactaaaaaaatcttaagtccCGAAGAGGTTCAGTTTAAATAGGTTTCACTGTATTAATAtgatcaataaaattgagaaaggaaatggtgaatatgtcaaagcgacaaccacccgaccatagagcaaacaacagccgaaggcaaccaagaTCAAGTTTACATGTGCATGGATGTAGACAGTGGaaacaggtacatgtacatgtacaatgtaactGTCACTAGACATGGACACTTAAATTagttgtattatatatattatcaaaattaaatacatgtataaatttttaaaacttcaacatGTACGATGATGTATGCTACGGAGAACtacacaatgtatatacatgtatatgcagttaatttaaagaatttaagaaataatcatATTCCTGCAATACATTTCACATGTAGaataattgatgttttttttttaatactgacTTTATCAGTAATAATATCAAGCGAGCCCTTTTAAATAATGAGTTTATCAGTATAAATAATATCAAGCGAGTTGTTGAGAACACAAAATGTTAGGGTGAAATATACCTAGTAAAGAAATTTTCATActacatgttgaaaaaaaatatgttataaaggATCCAAAATGGCAGAGTCTGCAGAACACCTTTtcatttgaagaaaacaaattctATGCTTCAATATTAGATCTCAACAAAtactttttaacttatttaacatgtacaatgtacatgttaaaaagtgtaaaaaaaaaaaaaaattgaaatgcaaTACTTCCTTGTCCATTCTGTGAAGTGATCATGATTATCTAAAGGTTTTACATTCAATTCATCTTAAAAGACTTCACTGGATGCTCAAGTTACTTCATACCTTATCAGCTTTCTTTTCCCCTGTACTTCCCTTGGAAACAGCAAGGAGAGCCTCCTTTAAGGACTTAACCACATCCTGGGGACTCTTCTGTGACTTCCCAAACAGGGGCATTATAAGGATTTACGATCCTATTTTTCCACTCAAGCCTGCAATAAACAACAGTattatgttacatgtacatgtatatgtatataaacaatcatgacaatagtACAAAGTTGTAAATGCGTATATAATGATGCACTTTACTAGATTCTTCCATGATTGATGACAGCATACACTTATATAGATGTACAAATTTAAGAGCTTGAGTTTCTTGTGTAACTATACTTACTTggataattaaaagaaattatttattttctagatTTCTGTAAGGCGAATAATTTGCATATTTCTTGAAGAAAATTAAGTGCTTCTTCATAAGctaatgatcatgatgatatgcCCTTATTTTGAAAACTAAGGTTACATAACtctaaaacaattaaaattgaaaaaaaaaccatcaagaGATGACTATATTttccatgtacatgtaggtcGCCTTCAGTAGGTGAAAACAATTGGTCTACATACAGTACACAAGTGACAACtagtcaaaatttaaataaaaacagataaaaagtctgaaataacaattaaaagagtcttcaaaattaaaagagagCTTTTAATTATTACAAGAACAAAACATTGCTAAAATATTGTGGGGATACAATAAGGCTAATATTAAGTATGTGTACACAtgtatgtatttgtttgtccATCTCTCACCATTCATTTATAAGTACaataaagttagagaacggaaaccaacTTTGAGACAtacgtacatgtacatatgtagaGACAATGGTAAACTTAAAATCCCCTCCGCAATGACGGGGGCATAAAGATGAAGTTTGAGCAAGCATGCTGTTGGCAACCTCTGATAAATCATTGTAATGACACAggaagcatatatatatacatgtacatgtatctgtacATGCAGCCTTTAAACCACTTAACTCTTGCACCAAGAGTCAGGCATACCTGTTAATGGTACTCTTCTATAGGGTGAAGGATTAATGAAAGAGATTCAAGGGTTTTACAAGAGGAATTATGTATGTtaggtaaacatggtaaatgacTTTTGTTGAGTAAagctaaaaatatgtataacatgtataattatctAAACAAATGTCCCTGAAAGATATTTGATAGAAGTTGTTTTTCGTTCTATGGTAATGAATGTTGCTTATTGGCTGCTTGACATCCAGTTTATTCATATGCGGAATCAAAATAATGAGTAAGGCGAATATTTCTTGATTTGAACTAAAACAACAAGCTGAGCAGAATAGTTACATTGCTATACATGAAGATTCAAAGATATTAAAAGATGCCCTTAAAATACCTTCCATCCTATTCAGACACATTATAACTGAAGAACGTTAAAAGTGCACCTACTCAAATTTGTACTTATTACGATTTTTAtggtaataagtattgtgttttagtTGAAGGAAACAGATacaaaaaatcagcattttttttaatttgcattagCGTCATAATTTATTAA comes from the Mytilus trossulus isolate FHL-02 chromosome 3, PNRI_Mtr1.1.1.hap1, whole genome shotgun sequence genome and includes:
- the LOC134711488 gene encoding protein Mo25-like; its protein translation is MPLFGKSQKSPQDVVKSLKEALLAVSKGSTGEKKADKATEDISKNLAHIKGILYGVGDQEPQTELVAQLSQEMYNHNMLLLLIMNLTKVDFEGRKDVVQIFNNMLRRQIGSRAPTVEHICCKQDILSELMKGYENQEVALNCGQMLRECCRSEELAKILLSSSQFYKFFDYVEVSTFDIASDAFSTFKELLTKHKMLSSEFLEANYDRIFDNYQSLLNSENYVTRRQALKLLGELLLDRHNFTTMTKYISNPDNLKLMMNMLREKSRNIQFEAFHVFKVFVANPNKPKPILDILLRNKEKLVDFLTKFHTERSDDEQFNDEKAYLIKQIKELKSVDES